One genomic window of Paenisporosarcina antarctica includes the following:
- a CDS encoding YuzF family protein, with translation MNGQPEKSVEFVSHFDPYVYQTLTTIIGTKIVVQLTNNSVVKGELSKVLPDHIVVETNKTPFFIRTQQIIWVSPAIS, from the coding sequence ATGAATGGTCAACCAGAGAAATCTGTAGAGTTTGTAAGTCATTTTGATCCATATGTGTATCAAACTTTAACAACAATTATTGGTACAAAAATTGTTGTCCAGTTAACAAATAATAGTGTCGTCAAAGGTGAACTAAGCAAGGTTTTGCCAGATCATATTGTTGTTGAAACTAACAAAACACCATTTTTTATCCGTACCCAACAAATTATTTGGGTGTCACCGGCTATTTCCTAG